From Halichondria panicea chromosome 12, odHalPani1.1, whole genome shotgun sequence, a single genomic window includes:
- the LOC135344922 gene encoding vacuolar protein sorting-associated protein 4B-like, protein MLKMSKDGGTMMQKAIDLAKQATEADNAEKYEEALQLYTHAIEYFLHAVKYEVKGDKAQESVRTRCYSYMERAEQLKKFIAKGKKKVHHSGTTASKEKKKGPGGGGGAGDDDSSDEGDAESEGRKKQLEGAIVAEKPNVHWDDIAGLIVAKEALKETVILPVKFPHLFTGKRKPWRGILLYGPPGTGKSYLAKAVATEADSTFFSISSSDLVSKWLGESERLVKELFHSARGKRPAIIFIDEVDSLCSARSDSENDATRRIKTEFLVQMQGVGVDNDGILVLGATNIPWGLDAAIRRRFEKRIYIPLPEEGARRRMFEIHIGDTPTELKPKDWQSLASKTEGYSGADIGIVVREALMMPIRKVQSATHFKMSSGPSPTDSTVYSNDLLSPCGPRDQGATEMSWMDVPGDKLLEPKVTVGDFIKSLENTRPTVNADDLKRFEDFTSDFGQEG, encoded by the exons ATGCTGAAGATGTCTAAAGACGGCGGAACCATGATGCAG aaaGCCATTGACTTGGCAAAGCAGGCAACTGAGGCTGACAATGCTGAGAAGTATGAAGAGGCTCTTCAGTTGTATACGCATGCTATTGAATACTTTCTACATGCTGTAAAAT ATGAGGTGAAGGGGGACAAGGCACAGGAGTCAGTGCGCACCAGGTGCTATAGTTACATGGAGAGAGCTGAGCAGCTCAAGAAGTTTATTGCTAAAGGAAAGAAAAAAGTTCACCATTCAGGAACTACCGCATCAAAGGAGAAGAAAAA AGGTCCCGGTGGTGGAGGGGGCGCCGGTGACGATGATTCGAGTGACGAGGGAGATGCTGAGAGTGAGGGGAGGAAGAAACAGTTAGAGG GCGCTATTGTTGCCGAGAAGCCCAATGTTCACTGGGATGACATTGCTGGTCTCATCGTGGCTAAAGAAGCTCTCAAAGAGACAGTCATTCTACCAGTCAAATTTCCTCATCTATTcacag GCAAGAGGAAGCCGTGGAGAGGTATCCTACTCTATGGG cccCCAGGTACTGGCAAGTCCTACTTGGCCAAAGCAGTGGCTACTGAGGCTGACTCCACATTTTTCTCAATCTCCTCGTCTGATCTCGTGAGCAAATGGCTGGGAGAAAGCGAACGTCTTGTGAAAGAGCTCTTCCATTCGGCCAGAGGCAAGAGACCCGCTATTATCTTCATTGATGAGGTAGACTCTCTTTGCAGTGCTCGGTCAGATTCAGAAAACGATGCCACACGTCGAATCAAGACCGAGTTTCTGGTTCAAATGCAGGGAGTAGGTGTAGACAACGATGGTATTCTCGTGCTCGGGGCTACCAATATCCCGTGGGGACTAGACGCTGCCATTAGGAGGAGATTTGAGAAGCGTATCTACATCCCTCTACCAGAGGAGGGGGCTCGAAGACGTATGTTCGAAATTCACATCGGAGATACTCCGACTGAATTGAAACCCAAAGATTGGCAGTCTCTGGCCAGCAAAACCGAGGGTTACTCTGGTGCCGATATCGGTATTGTAGTCAGAGAAGCCCTAATGATGCCGATACGAAAAGTTCAAAGTGCAACTCATTTCAAGATGAGTAGCGGCCCCTCCCCAACTGATTCGACAGTCTATTCCAATGACCTTTTGTCCCCTTGTGGTCCTCGGGATCAAGGAGCTACAGAGATGTCTTGGATGGACGTTCCCGGAGACAAACTGCTCGAACCGAAAGTGACAGTTGGGGACTTTATAAAATCCCTTGAGAACACTCGCCCCACAGTGAACGCTGATGACCTCAAGAGATTCGAGGACTTTACCAGCGATTTTGGTCAAGAGGGATAA
- the LOC135344924 gene encoding vacuolar protein sorting-associated protein 4A-like, whose protein sequence is MGNAGIKKSSAPKTKTANVTSETVTFTENVSAPPKSVEKSNLGFSSKKRSRELPKHIMMTKKPNVHWSDIVGLNVAKEALKEAIIIPIKFPHLFKGKRSQVTGILLYGPPGTGKSYLAKAVATEASYTFFSVLPTDISKSTRENKRFIKNLFEEAKAKKPSIIFIDEIDVLCNNRSISTDVGTVYRIKNEFFTQMQGLENGVIVMGATNVPWVLDLTMQRWFQKCIYTPLPEKAARRHMIEYFIGTVPHCLIPRDFDSIVMRTDGYSGEAIEELVREALMMPLRKVQRATHFKMSSGPSPTNSTVCSDDLLSPCGPREQGATEMSWMDVPGDKLLEPKVTVWDFIKSFDSSRPTVNSDDLQRFEDYSKKIKQRDLYS, encoded by the exons ATGGGAAATGCAGGAATAAAAAAATCATCTGCTCCTAAAACTAAAACAGCAAATGTGACGAGTGAAACTGTGACATTTACTGAAAATGTCTCTGCACCACCAAAATCAGTGGAGAAATCAAATCTTGGTTTTAGCAGCAAAAAACGCTCAAGGGAACTTCCAAAAC atataatgatgactaagaaACCCAATGTTCACTGGAGCGATATAGTTGGTCTCAATGTTGCCAAAGAAGCTCTCAAGGAGGCAATTATCATTCCTATAAAATTTCCCCATCTTTTTAaag GAAAAAGGAGCCAAGTCACTGGAATACTCTTATATGGG CCACCTGGTACTGGAAAGTCCTACCTGGCAAAAGCTGTGGCTACTGAAGCTTCTTACACATTCTTCTCTGTATTACCTACTGACATTAGTAAATCGACTAGAGAAAACAAGCGCTTTATAAAGAATCTTTTTGAAGAAGCCAAGGCTAAAAAGCCTTCGATCATCTTCATTGATGAGATTGATGTGCTTTGTAACAACCGCTCAATTTCTACGGATGTTGGCACTGTTTATCGAATCAAGAATGAATTTTTCACACAGATGCAGGGGCTGGAGAATGGGGTTATTGTAATGGGGGCTACTAATGTACCATGGGTGCTTGATTTAACAATGCAGAGATGGTTTCAAAAGTGCATCTACACACCCCTACCAGAAAAGGCTGCTCGAAGGCATATGATTGAGTACTTCATTGGTACTGTCCCACACTGTCTGATCCCACGTGACTTTGATAGTATTGTTATGAGGACTGACGGTTATTCTGGTGAAGCTATCGAGGAACTAGTCAGAGAAGCACTGATGATGCCACTACGAAAAGTCCAGAGAGCAACTCATTTCAAGATGAGTAGCGGCCCCTCCCCAACTAATTCGACAGTCTGTTCCGATGACCTTCTGTCCCCTTGTGGTCCTCGTGAACAAGGAGCTACGGAGATGTCTTGGATGGACGTTCCCGGAGACAAACTGCTCGAGCCAAAGGTGACAGTTTGGGATTTTATAAAATCCTTTGACAGCTCTCGGCCCACCGTGAACTCAGATGATCTGCAGAGATTTGAGGATTACTCCAAAAAAATTAAACAAAGAGATTTATACTCCTGA
- the LOC135344930 gene encoding ubiquinone biosynthesis protein COQ9, mitochondrial-like — MSMSSVWKLACVVGRGTIQRARGTVSGRPLTYSAPLSASFSTTIRRCTEESSSSSESDTDTDSDTDSEAATHGSPLMSETEEDSRVAVLKACLYLVREGGWSAAVLAEGVKKAGFEEGEERELFPNGPGDLVNLFEQQCNAKLYRYMEKQKEAGVVGPKIIQPSVEHKLKMLSPYIEKWPQAMSLKVQPQVAPTALENVSLMVDDIWYMAGDQTTDVSWYTKRGVLGAIYTSTELYMIQDESDGFADTWRFLDHQLQGVHHIGGIGRGIMDIVRAGLDNMKGTVGDMTEKK; from the exons ATGTCAATGTCCTCTGTGTGGAAGCTAGCCTGTGTCGTGGGGAGGGGTACTATACAGAGAGCAAGAGGGACTG tgtctgGTCGACCACTGACCTACTCCGCTCCATTATCGGCTAGTTTCAGCACTACCATAAGACGCTGCACAGAAGAGAGCAGCTCATCCAGTGAATCAG ATACAGACACAGACTCAGACACAGACTCAGAGGCGGCTACCCACGGCTCTCCTTTAATGAGCGAGACAGAGGAGGACAGTAGAGTGGCCGTCTTGAAAGCATGCCTCTATCTTGTTCGTGAGGGGGGGTGGTCTGCCGCAGTACTGGCCGAGGGTGTAAAGAAGGCAGGGTTTGAGGAGGGGGAGGAGAGAGAGTTGTTTCCTAACGGACCTGGGGATTTGGTGAATTTGTTTGAGCAGCAGTGCAACGCTAAACTGTATCGGTACATGGAGAAACAGAAGGAGGctgg TGTGGTGGGTCCCAAGATCATCCAGCCATCAGTTGAACACAAGCTGAAGATGCTCTCCCCCTACATTGAGAAATGGCCTCAG GCAATGTCCCTGAAGGTGCAGCCACAAGTCGCCCCCACTGCGCTAGAAAACGTCTCACTCATGGTGGACGATATCTGGTACATGGCGGGGGACCAGACGACCGACGTCAGCTGGTACACTAAGAGGGGGGTGCTTGGAGCCATCTACACTAGCACAG AGTTGTACATGATTCAAGATGAGTCTGATGGTTTTGCGGATACCTGGCGTTTCCTTGATCACCAACTGCAGGGAGTTCACCAT ATTGGCGGCATAGGCAGAGGAATAATGGACATCGTCCGTGCCGGGCTTGACAAT ATGAAAGGTACAGTGGGAGACATGACAGAGAAAAAATGA